A single Dreissena polymorpha isolate Duluth1 chromosome 14, UMN_Dpol_1.0, whole genome shotgun sequence DNA region contains:
- the LOC127857041 gene encoding uncharacterized protein LOC127857041, whose product MFTQIPKSWRQNFNENVTLRELNDALVTLHVPAIVIIMTLLVIGVIGNITVLRIYFPYPKSISRVFIIWLGFIDLIACCLGKPFLLVSLYHPYEFPSVGACRTFRFVHVFLVAASVVIFVCIAAERHRAICSFHVVEMKTARMHKMCLISCIFAIVVAIPALFVYGERTVKTGVFNITGIECFVEDHFEETNSVWPKVYYLLQCAICFIAFIIMLILYIRVGLQLKWHLRFSRSNNRATINVRSSYSNELELNSTQLPRVTSKTESLLKASISQDGEHSSANAPKVSVASTTSCHINRAAGELTTMFCWTTVIFILSYIPHLTIIIYQTYYPTFTQDMTTHGIIAYNICLRSFVINNMANPVVYFICMRDLRIDCRKLFCKLLPYCRH is encoded by the coding sequence ATGTTCACTCAAATTCCAAAAAGCTGGCGTCAGAATTTCAATGAGAACGTCACGTTACGGGAGTTAAACGATGCTTTAGTGACGTTACACGTTCCGGCAATTGTAATTATTATGACATTATTGGTTATAGGGGTTATCGGCAACATAACCGTCTTACGTATCTATTTCCCGTATCCCAAATCAATTTCACGGGTGTTTATTATATGGCTCGGTTTCATAGACCTGATTGCGTGTTGTTTAGGAAAGCCCTTTCTGCTCGTGAGCCTCTATCACCCGTACGAATTTCCATCAGTTGGTGCGTGCAGGACGTTCCGATTTGTCCATGTGTTTCTCGTCGCGGCCTCTGTGGTTATATTTGTGTGTATTGCAGCTGAAAGACATCGCGCCATATGTAGTTTTCATGTGGTGGAAATGAAAACGGCCCGGATGCACAAGATGTGTCTGATATCGTGCATATTTGCAATCGTTGTCGCCATCCCTGCTTTATTTGTGTACGGTGAGAGGACAGTGAAAACTGGAGTGTTTAATATCACAGGCATAGAGTGTTTTGTGGAGGACCATTTTGAAGAAACCAACTCAGTATGGCCGAAAGTGTATTATCTGCTCCAGTGCGCGATCTGTTTTATAGCGTTTATTATCATGCTGATTTTGTACATTAGAGTTGGGCTACAATTGAAGTGGCATTTAAGATTTTCACGATCAAACAATCGTGCCACAATAAACGTGCGTTCTTCTTATTCGAACGAATTGGAATTAAACTCTACACAACTCCCCAGGGTAACGTCAAAAACAGAAAGTCTTTTAAAGGCATCGATTTCACAGGACGGCGAACATTCTAGTGCAAACGCGCCTAAAGTAAGCGTTGCATCCACAACAAGTTGTCATATAAACCGCGCTGCTGGAGAGCTGACAACGATGTTTTGTTGGACTACTGTAATTTTCATTTTGTCATATATTCCACACCTGACGATAATTATTTACCAAACTTATTATCCGACTTTTACACAGGATATGACAACTCACGGAATTATAGCGTATAATATATGTTTACGGTCGTTTGTGATAAATAATATGGCAAATCCAGtggtatattttatttgtatgagAGACTTAAGAATCGACTGTAGGAAATTGTTTTGCAAATTGCTTCCATATTGTAGgcattaa